DNA sequence from the Tenacibaculum mesophilum genome:
TTACAAATAAACATTAACAAAGAGCCATACACAGTAGTGATGAGAACTCCTGGAAACGATGAAGAATTAGTAAGAGGCTTATTATATGCTGAAGACATCTACAAAAATAAAGATGGAGTTAAAATAAACATAATAAAAACAGAGAAGGACTTTTCTACAGTTATAAACTTGGAAATTTTAAAAAATAAATTAGGAAAAGGATATTTAAATAAACGTACTCTTTTATCAGTTTCTTCATGCGGAATTTGTGGAAAAAAGGAATTAAAAGATTTAAAAATTAAAGGAAAGTCTTTAAAAAGAAACTCTGCCAAGAATATTAAAGATTTAGTTGAAGAAATCCATTTTATGTTTCTGGAAATGAACAAGAAGCAATTTTTATTCAGATCTACAGGAGGTAGTCATGCTTGTGCTATTTTTAACACCAATAAAAAATTATTAACTATAAAAGAAGATATTGGTCGCCATAATGCCGTAGATAAATGTGTTGGTGATTTAATCAATAAAAACAAGCTAAAAGAAGCTAATTATATGTTAGTTAGCGGAAGAGTTTCTTATGAAATAGTTTCTAAAGCTTTTTTAGCTAAAATACCAATAATAATAGCAGTTTCTGCTTGTTCTTCTTTAGCTGTAGATTTTGCAAAAGAATTTGGAATTTTCCTTATTGGTTTTAGTAGAAATAATAAAATGACTGTTTATTCTACCCCTCACGAGTTATAGAAATTATCAATTAGAAGCTCTATTATACTCTTTAAAATTTATGAATGAAAAAAGATTTGTATTTTAGTGCTTTTAATAATTATTAATCAACCCATATTATGCCTTTTATAGAAGAAGAAAAGTTTAAGTTAATACAAGAAGACTTAGATAATGCTAAATTAAAAAGAGAAGAAGCAGAAAGTGAATTAAGCAGTACACAAGAAGAATTGGCTGCTTTAAAAAAGAGTTCTAAAACTCTGCCTATTTTTTTAGGTTTGCTTTTAGGTCTTGCTTTAGGGGCAGCATATTATTTTTATGTAAATGGTGGTGATAGCGCTATTAACAACTTAGACGTTGAGTCTATAAAAAAGAAAGAAGCTTACAGAGTTTTAGACAGCATAAATAGAGCGCAAGCTAGAGCTGCTAGAAATAATGAAGAGTCTTCAGATAACATTAATGACATATCATCAAATATAAACACTGAAACTATTACAAACGAAGTGACAGAAAACATAAATGGAAAAACTATTTATTCTGTACAAATAGGAGTACTTTCTGAAAACAAATACCCTTTATTGTCTTCAGAAGTTATTCCTTCAACAGTTACAACTAATGATGGCTATTTTAAATACTCTTTAGGTTTATATACTACCTTAGATGAAGCTAAAGATTTACAAAAAGAATTAATTAAAATAGGATTTAATGATGCTTTTGTAGCTTCATACATAAACGGTGAACGTCAAAAAATACATAATTAAATAAATTTAATGCTTAACATTATTTTTAAAAGAGCACTCGTAGTAAGTTTACTAATGAGTGTTCATTTTTTTTACGCGCAAACAAATACCATTCCTGAAAGAAAAACACAGTTTGGTTTTGGTCAAATTGATTTCTTATCAATTAAAATGCCTGAAGGAGAACAAAATATGGACTATACAGGGCTTCACTACAATCTAAAACTAAATGATTGGAGTTATGCTGGAGTTGGTTTATATGGTGCTATTG
Encoded proteins:
- the fdhD gene encoding formate dehydrogenase accessory sulfurtransferase FdhD — translated: MKQTQSYQSIKLSIDSLEKFDDTLVIEAPLQININKEPYTVVMRTPGNDEELVRGLLYAEDIYKNKDGVKINIIKTEKDFSTVINLEILKNKLGKGYLNKRTLLSVSSCGICGKKELKDLKIKGKSLKRNSAKNIKDLVEEIHFMFLEMNKKQFLFRSTGGSHACAIFNTNKKLLTIKEDIGRHNAVDKCVGDLINKNKLKEANYMLVSGRVSYEIVSKAFLAKIPIIIAVSACSSLAVDFAKEFGIFLIGFSRNNKMTVYSTPHEL
- a CDS encoding SPOR domain-containing protein; the encoded protein is MPFIEEEKFKLIQEDLDNAKLKREEAESELSSTQEELAALKKSSKTLPIFLGLLLGLALGAAYYFYVNGGDSAINNLDVESIKKKEAYRVLDSINRAQARAARNNEESSDNINDISSNINTETITNEVTENINGKTIYSVQIGVLSENKYPLLSSEVIPSTVTTNDGYFKYSLGLYTTLDEAKDLQKELIKIGFNDAFVASYINGERQKIHN